A stretch of Bacillus pseudomycoides DNA encodes these proteins:
- the sigG gene encoding RNA polymerase sporulation sigma factor SigG: MTRNKVEICGVDTAKLPVLKNEEMRKLFREMQSGEISAREKLVNGNLRLVLSVIQRFNNRGEFVDDLFQVGCIGLMKSIDNFDLGQNVKFSTYAVPMIIGEIRRYLRDNNPIRVSRSLRDIAYKALQVREKLIAENSKEPTAMDIAKVLEVTHEEIVFALDAIQDPVSLFEPIYNDGGDPIFVMDQLSDDKQRDEQWVEELALKEGMKRLNDREKMIIRKRFFQGKTQMEVAEEIGISQAQVSRLEKSAIKQMNKTIQG, encoded by the coding sequence TTGACGAGAAACAAAGTAGAAATTTGCGGTGTTGATACAGCTAAACTTCCAGTACTAAAAAATGAAGAGATGCGTAAATTATTCCGAGAAATGCAAAGTGGAGAGATAAGCGCAAGAGAGAAATTAGTAAATGGAAACTTACGTCTTGTACTGAGCGTCATTCAGCGATTTAACAACAGAGGAGAATTTGTTGATGATTTATTTCAAGTCGGCTGCATTGGACTTATGAAATCCATTGATAACTTTGACTTAGGCCAAAATGTTAAATTTTCAACATATGCTGTGCCGATGATTATTGGGGAAATCCGTAGATATTTGCGTGATAACAATCCAATTCGTGTCTCTCGTTCATTGCGAGATATCGCGTATAAAGCATTACAGGTAAGAGAAAAGTTGATTGCTGAAAATTCCAAAGAGCCAACAGCGATGGATATTGCAAAAGTGCTTGAAGTGACACATGAAGAAATCGTTTTTGCGCTTGATGCTATTCAAGACCCAGTATCATTATTTGAACCAATCTATAATGATGGGGGCGATCCTATTTTTGTAATGGATCAATTAAGTGATGATAAACAAAGGGACGAGCAATGGGTAGAAGAATTGGCGTTGAAAGAAGGAATGAAACGATTAAATGATCGTGAAAAAATGATTATTCGAAAACGTTTTTTTCAAGGGAAAACACAAATGGAAGTTGCCGAAGAAATTGGGATTTCTCAAGCACAAGTATCACGTCTTGAAAAATCAGCAATTAAACAAATGAATAAGACAATTCAAGGATAA